TCTCCACCGCGGCGCGCACCTGCTCGATCAGCCGCCACACGTCCTCGGCGCGCGCGCCGCCGAGGTTCTGGATAAAATTGGCGTGGTGCGGGGACACCTCCGCGTGCCCCACGCGCAGGCCCTTGAGCCCGGCCGCCTCGATCAACCGTCCCGCGTGGTCCCCCGGCGGATTGCGGAAGACCGAGCCGAAGTTGGGCCGGCCCGACGGCTGGCTGGCGCGGCGCCGGACCATGATCTCGCGCATGCGCGTCTCCGCCACCGCCGGCGCGTCCGGCGTGAGCGCCAGGTCCACACGGGTCACCACCGCGCCCGCGGGAAGCCGCGTCTCGCGGTAGGCGAAGTGCAACTCGTGGCGCCCGAGCGCCAACGGCGCACCCGCCGCGGTCAGCCCCTCAACCCTGGTCACCACGCGTTCCATCTCCGATCCGTAAGCGCCGGCGTTCATCACCAGCGAACCTCCCACACTGCCGGGAATCCCTTCGGCGAACTCCAGTCCACCGAGGTCGCGGCGCACTGCCTCGCGCACCAGCC
Above is a genomic segment from Deltaproteobacteria bacterium containing:
- the murB gene encoding UDP-N-acetylmuramate dehydrogenase, producing MSADRLAAELSGIPGVEVKSGEPLARYTSFKVGGPADCFVEAHTKTGLSACLELVARHAEPMLLLGNGSNVLVSDRGVRGAVLRLRGEFRRVRWLGDGARVGAACAVSRLVREAVRRDLGGLEFAEGIPGSVGGSLVMNAGAYGSEMERVVTRVEGLTAAGAPLALGRHELHFAYRETRLPAGAVVTRVDLALTPDAPAVAETRMREIMVRRRASQPSGRPNFGSVFRNPPGDHAGRLIEAAGLKGLRVGHAEVSPHHANFIQNLGGARAEDVWRLIEQVRAAVESRFAVTLQPEVRFVGEWLR